Proteins encoded together in one Ferroglobus placidus DSM 10642 window:
- a CDS encoding nucleotide pyrophosphohydrolase, translated as MLKVVERVLKFRDERGWKKYHNPKDLAASIVIEASELLEIFQWVSEEESYEEARRNIERVKEEVADILIYLIYLADVLQIDLEEAVIEKLKKNEEKYPIR; from the coding sequence TTGTTAAAAGTTGTCGAAAGAGTTTTGAAGTTTCGAGACGAAAGAGGGTGGAAAAAGTACCACAACCCCAAGGATCTCGCAGCCTCGATAGTAATTGAAGCCTCCGAACTCCTTGAGATTTTCCAATGGGTGAGCGAAGAAGAGAGTTACGAAGAAGCGAGAAGGAACATCGAGAGGGTGAAGGAGGAAGTTGCGGATATACTGATTTACCTGATTTATCTCGCAGACGTCCTTCAAATAGATTTGGAAGAAGCCGTTATTGAAAAACTCAAGAAGAACGAGGAGAAGTATCCGATCCGGTAG
- a CDS encoding V-type ATP synthase subunit E, giving the protein MTLEPVIEEITRKGHLEIAEIKKEAEKKAEEIIAEAKEKAEEIIKKAKADAEKEVERLRKQEISGIKLEMKKEELAKKKDVVEKVREKLIERIKNMDEKEREELLKKLISKYDQDGFKIYSSKKDEEIVKKLVKKMEYAGNIECLGGIILESADGSYRINLTFDNIVEEVFEDKMKDIHKILFGE; this is encoded by the coding sequence ATGACACTTGAACCAGTAATCGAAGAAATAACGAGAAAAGGACATCTGGAGATAGCGGAGATTAAAAAAGAAGCTGAAAAAAAAGCTGAAGAGATAATAGCTGAGGCTAAGGAAAAAGCCGAGGAAATCATCAAGAAAGCTAAGGCTGACGCGGAAAAAGAAGTAGAGAGGTTAAGAAAACAAGAGATTTCAGGGATAAAGCTTGAAATGAAAAAAGAGGAGCTGGCTAAGAAAAAAGACGTGGTTGAGAAAGTTAGAGAAAAACTCATTGAGAGAATAAAAAACATGGACGAGAAGGAGAGAGAAGAACTTCTGAAAAAGCTGATATCCAAGTACGATCAGGATGGTTTCAAAATTTACTCCAGCAAGAAAGACGAGGAGATTGTTAAAAAGCTCGTAAAGAAGATGGAGTATGCTGGAAACATCGAATGCCTCGGTGGAATAATTCTGGAGAGTGCCGATGGTAGCTACAGGATAAATCTAACCTTCGATAACATAGTCGAGGAGGTATTCGAGGATAAGATGAAGGACATTCACAAGATCCTGTTCGGTGAGTAG
- a CDS encoding V-type ATP synthase subunit D, whose amino-acid sequence MVEVQPTRMELIRLKRRIQMAKRGHALLKMKRDGLIMEFRTILEDAKAVIEEMIRKYEVAREKLALAMAVDGAIAVKSIALACHAEPKFTMKRKNIMGVVVPVIKREKVRKSVYERDYGIIGTSARLDEAVSAYEELVDAILEVAELETTLKRLIEEIERTKRRVNALEYKVIPEMEEAAKFISFKLEEMDRENIIRLKKIKSKKAKEQQ is encoded by the coding sequence ATGGTAGAAGTCCAGCCAACACGAATGGAACTAATAAGACTTAAGAGAAGAATTCAGATGGCTAAAAGAGGACACGCTTTACTCAAAATGAAAAGAGACGGTTTGATAATGGAGTTCAGAACAATTCTCGAAGATGCTAAAGCTGTTATAGAGGAGATGATAAGGAAGTACGAGGTCGCGAGGGAGAAACTTGCTTTAGCCATGGCTGTTGACGGAGCTATAGCCGTTAAGTCCATCGCCTTGGCTTGTCACGCTGAGCCGAAATTCACGATGAAGAGGAAGAACATAATGGGTGTAGTAGTGCCAGTTATAAAAAGAGAAAAAGTCAGGAAAAGTGTTTACGAGAGGGATTACGGAATAATAGGAACGTCTGCAAGGCTTGACGAGGCTGTTTCAGCTTACGAAGAACTCGTAGACGCTATTTTGGAAGTTGCGGAGCTTGAAACTACCTTAAAAAGACTGATAGAGGAAATAGAGAGAACGAAGAGGAGAGTAAACGCTCTGGAGTACAAGGTAATTCCAGAAATGGAGGAAGCTGCAAAGTTCATTTCGTTCAAACTCGAGGAAATGGACAGGGAGAACATAATAAGACTGAAGAAAATAAAGAGTAAAAAGGCGAAGGAACAGCAATGA
- a CDS encoding menaquinone biosynthesis family protein: protein MRLRVAHTPDADDAFMFYAMVSGKIPLPFEIEHIIMDIEALNKLAFKGDLDVTALSAHAYAYLSDKYRILSAGASVGDGYGPIVVAKEKINLEGKKIAIPGKYTTAYLYLRLAVENFKPVEMRFDEIMDAVKRGEVDAGLLIHEGQITYEKFGLVKVLDLWEWWKELTNLPMPLGVNVISRRIDEKIQREFLKAMKLSIEYALKNSEEAARYAMKYSRGMSFEETLRFARMYVNEYTYEMPKSVLKAIEKLFEMGEEKGFFKKPVLDVLF, encoded by the coding sequence ATGAGGCTTAGAGTTGCCCACACGCCCGATGCTGACGATGCTTTCATGTTCTACGCCATGGTTAGCGGAAAGATTCCGCTCCCCTTCGAAATCGAGCACATCATAATGGACATAGAGGCGCTAAATAAGCTCGCTTTTAAAGGAGACTTGGACGTTACAGCATTATCTGCCCACGCGTACGCTTACCTCAGCGACAAATATAGAATTCTCTCAGCCGGTGCAAGCGTCGGTGACGGATACGGACCGATAGTGGTGGCTAAGGAAAAGATCAATCTGGAGGGAAAGAAGATAGCGATTCCCGGAAAATACACCACCGCCTATCTGTATTTGAGACTCGCCGTCGAGAATTTCAAACCAGTTGAAATGAGGTTCGACGAAATAATGGATGCTGTTAAAAGAGGAGAGGTAGATGCGGGATTGCTTATACACGAAGGGCAGATAACCTACGAAAAGTTCGGCTTGGTTAAAGTTCTCGATTTGTGGGAGTGGTGGAAAGAGCTGACGAACTTGCCAATGCCCCTCGGAGTGAATGTGATCTCGCGAAGAATCGACGAAAAAATTCAGAGGGAATTTTTGAAAGCGATGAAGCTCAGCATAGAATACGCTTTAAAAAACAGCGAAGAAGCTGCGAGATATGCGATGAAGTACTCGAGAGGGATGAGCTTCGAGGAGACTTTAAGATTCGCGAGGATGTACGTTAACGAGTACACTTACGAGATGCCGAAGTCTGTTTTGAAAGCTATTGAAAAGCTCTTCGAAATGGGAGAGGAAAAAGGTTTCTTTAAAAAACCCGTGCTTGACGTGCTATTTTAG
- a CDS encoding ATP synthase subunit A, which produces MEVGEVYRVSGPLVVAEGLKARMYDVCRVGEERLMGEVVGLVGNRVLIQVYEDTSGIKPGDKVENTGMPLSVELGPGLLKSIYDGVQRPLPALKEASGDFIGRGIDAPALDRKKQWEFNPVVKKGDKVSGGDILGTVQETELIEHKILVPPNVEGVITEIYEGKFTVEETVAVLDNGVELKLYHKWPVRQPRPYREKLPPQIPLITGQRILDTLFPVAKGGTAAIPGPFGSGKTVTQHQLAKWSDTHVVVYIGCGERGNEMTEVLEEFPELEDPRTGKPLMERTVLIANTSNMPVAAREASVYTGITIAEYFRDMGYDVGLMADSTSRWAEAMREISGRLEEMPGEEGYPAYLASRLAEFYERAGRVRTLNGNIGSVTIIGAVSPPGGDFSEPVTQNTLRIVKVFWALDAKLAARRHFPAINWLQSYSLYADTLAEWFNKNVAEDWSELRRWAMEVLQEEANLQEIVQLVGSDALPESQRILLEVARLIREVYLQQYAYHPVDTYCDLKKQYDLLKAIKQVADMFYKALEAGKLVEEIINVPGKDEFARAKFEENYKEALEAAMKKMKEALGV; this is translated from the coding sequence ATGGAAGTAGGTGAGGTTTATCGAGTATCCGGTCCATTAGTGGTGGCTGAAGGACTCAAAGCGAGAATGTACGATGTTTGTAGAGTAGGAGAAGAGAGACTGATGGGCGAAGTAGTAGGATTGGTAGGAAACAGAGTACTCATACAGGTTTACGAGGACACCTCCGGAATCAAGCCGGGAGACAAAGTCGAAAATACTGGAATGCCTTTGAGCGTTGAGCTCGGACCTGGTTTGCTTAAGTCGATCTACGACGGAGTTCAGAGACCACTCCCAGCTTTGAAGGAGGCAAGCGGAGACTTCATTGGAAGAGGAATTGACGCTCCCGCTCTGGACAGGAAAAAGCAGTGGGAATTCAATCCTGTGGTTAAGAAAGGAGACAAAGTGAGTGGAGGAGACATATTAGGGACTGTTCAAGAGACAGAGCTCATAGAGCACAAAATTCTCGTTCCGCCTAACGTTGAGGGGGTTATAACCGAAATTTACGAAGGTAAATTTACTGTCGAAGAAACGGTAGCTGTTTTAGACAACGGCGTTGAGCTCAAGCTCTACCACAAGTGGCCGGTAAGACAGCCGAGACCTTACAGGGAAAAGCTTCCACCGCAAATTCCATTGATAACTGGGCAGAGAATCCTCGATACGCTCTTCCCAGTTGCTAAGGGAGGAACAGCTGCTATCCCCGGACCCTTCGGGAGCGGAAAGACCGTAACCCAGCACCAGCTTGCCAAGTGGAGCGACACTCACGTAGTCGTATACATCGGATGCGGAGAGCGTGGCAACGAGATGACGGAGGTTCTCGAAGAATTCCCCGAGCTCGAAGACCCGAGAACTGGAAAACCGCTCATGGAAAGAACTGTTTTAATAGCTAACACGTCGAACATGCCGGTAGCTGCGAGAGAAGCTTCTGTTTACACCGGAATTACCATAGCCGAATACTTCAGAGACATGGGCTACGACGTAGGTTTGATGGCGGACTCGACAAGCAGATGGGCTGAGGCGATGAGAGAGATTTCGGGAAGACTCGAAGAGATGCCTGGAGAGGAAGGTTATCCCGCTTACCTCGCTTCAAGATTGGCTGAATTCTACGAAAGAGCTGGAAGAGTTAGAACTTTGAACGGTAACATCGGCAGCGTTACGATTATCGGAGCAGTCTCTCCGCCTGGAGGAGACTTCTCAGAGCCCGTAACTCAGAACACGCTGAGAATCGTCAAAGTCTTCTGGGCGCTCGATGCAAAACTTGCTGCAAGAAGACACTTCCCGGCTATAAACTGGTTGCAGAGCTACAGCTTGTACGCTGACACGTTGGCTGAGTGGTTCAACAAAAACGTTGCTGAAGATTGGAGCGAGTTAAGAAGATGGGCTATGGAAGTACTGCAAGAAGAGGCAAACTTGCAGGAGATCGTCCAGCTCGTTGGAAGCGACGCATTGCCGGAGTCGCAGAGAATTCTGCTCGAGGTTGCGAGGCTGATAAGAGAAGTTTACCTCCAGCAGTACGCGTATCATCCAGTAGACACCTACTGCGACCTCAAAAAGCAGTACGATCTGCTTAAGGCGATAAAACAGGTGGCTGACATGTTCTACAAAGCCCTCGAAGCTGGAAAGCTTGTCGAAGAGATCATCAACGTTCCAGGAAAAGACGAGTTCGCGAGAGCAAAGTTCGAAGAAAACTACAAGGAGGCTTTAGAGGCTGCTATGAAGAAGATGAAAGAGGCTCTGGGGGTGTGA
- a CDS encoding nucleotidyltransferase domain-containing protein, with the protein MVSLIDIQMEVVKKLKEMRRSYLKYAKIIKDLAEETFSNLIDVYVFGSVVRGEEHAMSDVDIAVVLKEPVSEEERVAFYRKIREKIGSLHPFEIHVISKEEWENWYRKFVKEDFVRVK; encoded by the coding sequence ATGGTTAGTTTAATCGACATCCAAATGGAAGTTGTAAAGAAGCTAAAAGAAATGAGAAGAAGTTATCTCAAGTACGCTAAGATTATAAAGGATTTGGCTGAAGAGACCTTTTCAAACTTAATCGATGTGTACGTTTTTGGTAGCGTTGTAAGAGGGGAGGAGCATGCTATGAGCGATGTAGATATTGCGGTTGTTTTGAAAGAGCCGGTGAGTGAAGAAGAGCGTGTAGCCTTTTACCGGAAAATCAGAGAAAAAATCGGAAGTTTACATCCCTTCGAAATTCACGTGATTTCGAAAGAGGAGTGGGAAAACTGGTACAGAAAATTCGTTAAAGAGGACTTCGTTAGGGTTAAATAG
- a CDS encoding V-type ATP synthase subunit F, with the protein MKKIAVIGDPDFNVGFRLVGIRDVYDVQSDEEVVKAVEEVMKREDVGIVVIKNEFLDKIPISLRREMDESVEPTFVIVGGEGSVEALKEKIRRAIGVDLWK; encoded by the coding sequence ATGAAGAAGATTGCCGTGATCGGCGATCCCGATTTTAACGTTGGTTTCAGGCTTGTCGGAATTAGGGACGTTTACGACGTTCAGAGTGACGAAGAGGTAGTTAAAGCGGTTGAAGAAGTTATGAAAAGAGAAGATGTTGGAATCGTGGTTATTAAAAATGAATTTTTGGATAAAATTCCTATTTCTTTAAGGAGAGAAATGGACGAAAGCGTTGAGCCGACTTTCGTTATAGTCGGCGGAGAGGGTAGCGTTGAGGCTTTGAAAGAAAAAATTAGAAGGGCGATAGGTGTTGACCTATGGAAGTAG
- a CDS encoding DUF2258 domain-containing protein gives MKLSSGLVIAGAYADKVRRTLFAQLRDMIKREEIESKEVARAAAELNRLLYELFVNKLKLDKGDVVRVRVDYEVEEGVIKWNLETLEVEAFRRIPEEEVKSALSEVVSRAEEIAEAEVEYEVEEIGETDLGDMVYAIKLEGEEVGAVIATPINEESVVRGAVTKPVPVIIEKTKVQDIRGELNRLVKEGRNVESGEAEKVIEEIKSLLK, from the coding sequence ATGAAGCTCAGCAGCGGTTTGGTTATAGCTGGAGCTTACGCAGACAAAGTAAGGAGGACTCTCTTTGCCCAGCTGAGAGACATGATTAAGAGGGAAGAGATAGAAAGCAAGGAAGTTGCGAGAGCTGCTGCTGAGCTTAACAGGCTACTTTACGAATTGTTTGTAAACAAACTCAAGCTCGACAAGGGAGACGTTGTGAGGGTGCGAGTCGATTACGAAGTTGAGGAAGGAGTGATAAAGTGGAACCTCGAAACGCTCGAAGTGGAGGCTTTTCGAAGGATTCCTGAAGAAGAAGTTAAGAGTGCTTTGAGTGAAGTTGTCAGCAGAGCGGAGGAAATAGCTGAAGCGGAAGTGGAGTACGAGGTTGAGGAGATAGGAGAAACTGATCTTGGAGATATGGTTTACGCGATAAAGCTCGAAGGAGAGGAAGTTGGAGCTGTGATAGCAACTCCGATAAATGAAGAGAGCGTTGTTAGGGGGGCTGTGACGAAACCGGTTCCGGTGATAATAGAGAAAACGAAGGTGCAGGATATAAGAGGTGAGCTGAACAGACTCGTTAAAGAAGGGAGAAACGTAGAAAGTGGAGAAGCTGAGAAGGTAATTGAAGAGATTAAAAGCTTACTAAAATAG
- a CDS encoding HEPN domain-containing protein: protein MEFLKENAEYFEKKAFEAIKEKPKFVLFFSEQALQLYVKYILTKELGDYPKTHNLRILFNELAKINDKAKVFYEDNADVFDLLEEAYVTARYLNKEYSIKSAEKALNLLKLKKFKEEFKEWLV, encoded by the coding sequence ATGGAATTTTTGAAAGAAAACGCAGAGTATTTCGAGAAAAAGGCGTTTGAAGCGATTAAAGAAAAGCCGAAGTTCGTTTTGTTCTTCTCCGAACAAGCGCTACAGCTCTACGTAAAATATATACTTACTAAGGAACTTGGAGATTATCCCAAAACTCACAACCTCAGAATCCTCTTTAACGAACTTGCGAAAATTAACGACAAAGCTAAGGTATTTTACGAGGACAATGCAGACGTTTTCGATTTGCTCGAAGAAGCCTACGTTACCGCAAGGTATCTAAACAAAGAGTACAGCATAAAAAGTGCCGAAAAAGCTTTGAACCTCTTGAAATTGAAAAAATTTAAGGAGGAGTTTAAAGAATGGTTAGTTTAA
- the metG gene encoding methionine--tRNA ligase: protein MKLVTCGLPYANGKAHIGHLRTYIPADVYVRYLRLRGEEVIFVCGSDSHGTPIVVNAEQQGLKPKELVDIYHKHFQEIFKSLRVEFDFYGRTDSDYHHERTREIVKKMIEKGYVYPKEIELAYCPNCERFLPDRYVEGICPYCGAEARGDECDQGCGRHLEPGEILKPRCKICGTPAIFKKQKHYFFKLSAFKDFLEDYLEKLKGTENALNYAKEWVRKELKDWCITRNLEWGVKFPGEEDLVVYVWVDAPIGYISFTEKACEKLGKDWREIWIEGKADIIHFIGLDIVYHHCIFWPAMLKAADYALPSAVVASGMVKVEGKTFSKSRGYVVWVDEDYLNEGFDPDCLRYYVVNYTSHQKDLNFSWEVYKEKVNNELIATLGNFIYRVLHFAWRNFGEVKMNVDGEVIEQIRLAMNKIDEAIEKWEFKEASDAFMELASYGNVYFQNAQPWELIKNDPESAERAVASCLALVRALTILAYPVLPSTMEKIGKLIGLDVSKAKLEDALKIPDKIKVEKPFVPFEKVEDEKIAKMEKKLKERIEKAEKGVEKRELVTIEEFGRLDIRIGKIIEAEKVKGSKKLMKLKIDLGGEVKQAVAGIAENYSEEELKGKLVVVLANIKPAKIRGVDSEVMVLAADVDGKAILLTPEKEVPVGVKVR from the coding sequence ATGAAGCTCGTGACATGCGGACTACCTTACGCTAACGGAAAAGCCCACATCGGTCATTTGAGAACGTATATTCCAGCAGACGTTTACGTGAGGTATTTGAGGCTTAGAGGAGAAGAGGTGATATTTGTTTGCGGAAGCGACTCTCACGGAACGCCGATTGTTGTTAATGCCGAACAGCAAGGTTTGAAGCCGAAAGAACTTGTTGACATTTACCACAAGCACTTTCAAGAGATTTTTAAAAGTCTGAGAGTAGAATTCGACTTTTACGGAAGAACCGACAGCGATTACCATCACGAAAGAACGAGGGAGATCGTAAAGAAGATGATAGAGAAGGGCTACGTATATCCCAAAGAAATAGAACTCGCTTACTGTCCAAACTGCGAGAGGTTTTTGCCGGACAGATACGTGGAGGGAATTTGTCCGTATTGCGGAGCTGAAGCGAGGGGAGATGAGTGCGATCAGGGTTGCGGAAGGCACTTAGAGCCGGGAGAGATTTTAAAGCCGAGATGCAAGATTTGCGGAACTCCAGCAATCTTCAAAAAGCAGAAACATTACTTCTTCAAGCTCAGCGCTTTTAAAGACTTTCTCGAAGATTACCTCGAAAAGTTAAAGGGAACCGAAAACGCTTTAAATTACGCTAAGGAGTGGGTTAGGAAAGAGCTGAAAGACTGGTGCATCACGAGAAACCTTGAGTGGGGCGTGAAGTTTCCGGGAGAGGAGGATTTAGTCGTTTACGTATGGGTCGACGCCCCCATTGGCTATATAAGCTTCACAGAGAAAGCTTGCGAAAAGCTCGGTAAAGACTGGAGAGAGATCTGGATAGAGGGTAAGGCTGATATAATTCACTTCATCGGCTTGGACATAGTTTACCACCACTGCATTTTCTGGCCGGCTATGCTCAAAGCAGCAGATTACGCCTTACCTTCAGCTGTTGTTGCAAGCGGAATGGTGAAAGTGGAGGGAAAGACGTTCTCGAAAAGCAGAGGCTACGTTGTTTGGGTTGACGAAGACTACCTGAACGAAGGCTTCGACCCGGACTGCTTGAGATACTACGTCGTCAACTACACTTCCCATCAGAAGGATCTGAACTTTTCTTGGGAGGTTTACAAGGAGAAGGTGAACAATGAACTCATAGCAACCCTTGGCAACTTCATCTACAGAGTCTTGCACTTCGCCTGGAGAAACTTCGGAGAGGTTAAGATGAACGTTGACGGAGAAGTGATAGAGCAGATAAGGCTTGCGATGAATAAGATCGACGAAGCAATTGAAAAGTGGGAGTTCAAAGAGGCGAGCGACGCTTTTATGGAGCTCGCATCGTACGGAAACGTTTACTTCCAGAACGCACAACCTTGGGAGCTGATAAAGAACGATCCGGAATCTGCTGAAAGGGCGGTAGCCTCGTGCTTAGCTCTGGTAAGAGCTTTGACGATTCTCGCTTATCCAGTCCTTCCTTCAACGATGGAGAAGATCGGAAAGCTAATAGGGCTTGACGTGAGCAAAGCTAAACTTGAGGATGCTCTGAAAATTCCGGATAAAATCAAAGTTGAGAAGCCTTTCGTTCCCTTCGAAAAAGTTGAAGACGAAAAGATAGCGAAAATGGAGAAGAAACTTAAGGAAAGGATAGAGAAGGCTGAAAAAGGAGTTGAGAAGAGAGAACTCGTTACGATAGAGGAGTTCGGAAGGCTCGACATAAGAATTGGAAAAATAATCGAGGCTGAGAAGGTTAAGGGTAGCAAAAAGTTGATGAAGCTGAAAATAGACTTGGGAGGAGAAGTTAAGCAAGCCGTTGCTGGAATAGCCGAGAACTACAGCGAGGAGGAGTTGAAAGGAAAACTCGTCGTCGTTCTTGCGAACATAAAACCTGCAAAAATAAGAGGTGTGGATAGCGAAGTGATGGTTTTAGCGGCTGACGTGGATGGAAAAGCTATACTCCTTACGCCAGAGAAGGAAGTGCCTGTTGGAGTGAAAGTCAGATGA
- a CDS encoding ATP synthase subunit B, whose protein sequence is MKEYRTISQVAGPLIFVEKTEPVGYGELVTITLPDGSTRRGQVLDTSKDVVVVQVFEGTRGIDTSSTVRFTGDIVRLNVSYDMLGRIFNGSGEPIDGGPKIVPEERREIIGAAINPYAREYPREFIQTGISAIDGMNTLVRGQKLPIFSGSGLPHNDIALQVARQAKVRGEGEEFAVVFAAMGITHEEAHYFMQDFERTGALERAVVFLNLANDPAIERLLTPRMALTAAEFLAYEYDLHVLVILTDMTNYCEALREISAAREEVPGRRGYPGYMYTDLATIYERAGRIRGRKGTITQMPILTMPGDDITHPIPDLTGYITEGQIVLSRELHAKGIYPPINVLPSLSRLMKEGIGEGRTREDHVQWNDQMYAAYAEGVDLRGLVAIVGEEALSERDRKYLKFADEFERRFVNQGKYEDRDIETTLDIGWELLAMLPEEELTKIERKYIEKYHPKYRKKGQAA, encoded by the coding sequence ATGAAGGAGTATAGAACTATAAGTCAAGTTGCCGGACCTCTAATTTTTGTTGAAAAAACCGAGCCCGTCGGTTACGGAGAACTCGTTACGATCACACTACCAGACGGAAGCACGAGGAGAGGACAGGTTCTCGACACCTCCAAGGATGTTGTGGTTGTTCAGGTTTTTGAAGGAACGAGAGGTATCGACACATCTTCTACTGTAAGGTTCACAGGTGACATCGTCAGGTTAAACGTCAGCTACGACATGCTCGGAAGAATATTCAACGGATCTGGAGAGCCGATCGACGGCGGGCCAAAGATCGTTCCAGAGGAGAGAAGAGAGATTATCGGAGCTGCAATAAATCCGTACGCAAGAGAATACCCGAGAGAGTTCATACAGACAGGTATTTCTGCCATAGACGGAATGAACACGCTTGTCAGAGGTCAGAAGTTGCCGATATTCAGCGGAAGCGGTTTACCCCACAACGATATAGCTTTACAAGTAGCGAGACAGGCTAAAGTTAGAGGAGAGGGAGAAGAATTCGCTGTAGTTTTCGCAGCTATGGGCATAACTCACGAAGAAGCTCACTACTTCATGCAGGACTTCGAAAGAACTGGAGCTTTGGAGAGAGCCGTCGTTTTCCTGAACTTAGCCAACGACCCGGCTATAGAGAGACTCCTCACTCCGAGAATGGCTCTTACAGCAGCCGAATTCTTGGCTTACGAATACGATTTGCACGTTCTCGTTATTCTAACAGATATGACAAACTACTGCGAAGCTCTAAGAGAGATTTCGGCTGCGAGAGAAGAGGTGCCGGGAAGAAGAGGATATCCGGGATACATGTACACAGACCTCGCTACAATTTACGAGAGAGCCGGGAGAATTAGAGGAAGAAAGGGAACGATAACGCAGATGCCCATACTGACGATGCCAGGAGACGACATAACTCACCCAATTCCGGACCTTACCGGTTACATCACCGAAGGGCAGATAGTTCTGAGCAGAGAGCTGCATGCCAAAGGAATTTATCCGCCGATAAACGTTCTGCCGTCGCTGAGCAGACTGATGAAGGAGGGAATCGGAGAAGGAAGAACGAGGGAAGACCATGTGCAGTGGAACGACCAGATGTACGCGGCTTACGCTGAAGGTGTCGACCTGAGAGGACTCGTTGCTATCGTCGGAGAAGAAGCCTTGTCTGAGAGGGACAGGAAGTACCTCAAGTTCGCCGATGAGTTCGAGAGAAGGTTCGTCAACCAAGGAAAGTACGAGGACAGAGACATCGAAACTACTCTCGACATAGGTTGGGAACTCTTGGCTATGCTTCCTGAGGAGGAGCTTACGAAGATCGAGAGGAAATACATCGAGAAGTACCATCCGAAGTACAGGAAGAAGGGACAAGCAGCCTAA
- a CDS encoding V-type ATP synthase subunit C, with amino-acid sequence MLRKIIRKPRAAEWAYIVARVRVMKRKLIPKEEYNKLLNMDLNEIIRYLEESEYKNEINELAMRYSGVELLDYALYLNLTRTYRKLVRISKGLPREMIVDYLRRWDFWNLKNIIRGKMFRFPKEEIEKTLVPAGEFDEEFWKMLIARESVEDIIKEFAKKPYYPILEELTRACPISEFEDRLDKFYYTSLASIHSDNIDIMYFVDFIRMEIDVKNVKTLLRLKLEGASPEEIAAKIIPKGYQLSESELRKLAAMDYEDMLKNLENYWFGEAVKQIKDQPLSKIEVFFDKVWAKRVLSRANHFPLSILPVLAFIVMKKIEVDNLRIIARGKAEGMDAEEIKEQLVIV; translated from the coding sequence ATGCTGAGAAAGATCATAAGAAAGCCAAGGGCTGCGGAGTGGGCGTACATCGTTGCCAGAGTAAGGGTGATGAAGAGAAAACTCATTCCGAAGGAGGAGTACAACAAACTGCTCAATATGGACCTCAACGAAATAATAAGGTACTTGGAAGAAAGCGAGTACAAGAACGAGATAAACGAGCTCGCGATGAGATACAGCGGTGTGGAGCTTTTGGATTACGCTCTGTATCTAAACCTCACGAGAACGTACAGAAAGCTCGTTAGAATATCCAAGGGTTTGCCGAGGGAAATGATCGTTGATTATCTTAGGAGATGGGACTTCTGGAATCTGAAGAACATAATAAGAGGTAAAATGTTCAGATTCCCGAAAGAAGAAATTGAAAAAACGCTTGTTCCAGCCGGAGAGTTTGACGAGGAATTCTGGAAGATGCTAATAGCAAGGGAAAGCGTGGAAGACATAATAAAGGAGTTTGCGAAAAAGCCATACTATCCGATACTTGAGGAGTTGACTAGAGCTTGCCCGATTTCCGAGTTTGAAGACAGACTCGACAAGTTCTACTACACCAGCCTTGCCTCGATCCACAGCGACAACATTGATATAATGTACTTCGTAGACTTTATCAGAATGGAGATAGACGTAAAGAACGTCAAAACGTTACTCAGGCTCAAGCTTGAGGGAGCTTCGCCCGAAGAAATAGCAGCGAAAATAATTCCGAAGGGGTATCAGCTGAGCGAAAGTGAATTAAGGAAGCTTGCAGCTATGGATTACGAAGATATGTTAAAGAACCTCGAAAACTACTGGTTTGGAGAGGCGGTGAAGCAAATCAAAGATCAACCATTGTCGAAGATAGAAGTCTTTTTCGACAAAGTATGGGCGAAAAGGGTGCTCTCACGAGCAAACCACTTCCCGTTATCGATTCTGCCGGTTCTCGCTTTCATAGTGATGAAGAAAATTGAGGTGGACAACTTAAGAATAATCGCGAGAGGAAAAGCTGAAGGAATGGACGCAGAGGAAATTAAGGAGCAGCTGGTGATAGTATGA
- a CDS encoding H+transporting two-sector ATPase C subunit encodes MPIEGMVAVGAGLAVGLAGIGAGLGEQGIGAAAVGAMAEDPTFFGRGLLMTVIPETIVIFGLVVAFLLMFM; translated from the coding sequence ATGCCGATAGAGGGTATGGTTGCTGTTGGTGCTGGTTTGGCTGTCGGTTTGGCTGGAATTGGTGCTGGTTTGGGTGAGCAGGGAATTGGAGCTGCTGCAGTAGGAGCGATGGCAGAAGATCCGACGTTCTTCGGTAGAGGTTTGCTGATGACCGTGATTCCAGAAACAATCGTCATCTTCGGGCTTGTTGTGGCGTTCCTGCTGATGTTCATGTAA